TTTTAGTGGTAGAGTGCGTAGTCTAATTCAAGAACAGTTTGGAAATGGCGGATTGGGATTTACCTTTCCGTATCAATTGGCGCGTACAAATAGCAATAATTTTGTTCGTTATTCGAGTAATTCAGATTGGGAAAATAGAAGAAATATCTATCCCGTTAATGGTGCTAAAGTAGGGTTAAGTGGAATTGCCCTATCATCTACAGCTAAAGATGCCGTTATCAAAGTAGATCTGAGAGAGAGTAAATTTGCTTTCACCAAAGTAAAACTATTTACTCCGAATAATGAGTTGACGTATCGTGTTGGAATTACAGATCGCGATGTGAATTTAACCAATACAACCGTAGCAAAAACGAGTTCACATAAAATTAAATCTGGAGAATCCTTATCGGGTATCGCGAAGAAGTATAGCACCACTGTTGCCCATTTGAAGCAGTTGAATAAATTAAAATCGACAAACATTCAAGCCGGGAAAACATTAGTTATTCCAACGAAAGAAGTAGAACGACCACAAATAGCCACTTCTATTTTTCAACCCGTGCATTACAGCAAGCAAAAAACGTGTTTTGCTTTTGATTTTCCCAATGCTACCGCTCAGTTTTACTTGTATAGTGAAGCGCAAAATACGTCCAATGATATCAATGGAATTGTATTAGAAAATGATCAAGCAGGTATTGTATACCACACAATTGGTGTAAATGGCGCGCGTTATTCAGATTATAATAAATACCCTTTATTCTTTGATCAGTTAGAGGGATTAGAAGCGGATTTAGTGATTATTTCAATGGGAACTAACGAGGCTTTTGATAAAATAGATGGAGAGAGTTTTAAAACGGAAATTAATCGCTTTTTAAAAGAAGTGAAAAGCAAAAACCCACAAGCTTCTATTTTAGTTACATCGCCACCACCTAGTTATTTTTCAAAAGGAAACCCAAATACAGTAGCGAGTACCTTAGCCAATGAAATTATCATCAATGGGGTAGACCAAAAATACGCAATTTGGGATATGTACTATAATTTAGGAGGAACGTTGGGCTTGCCTTATTTAATTGAGGAACAAATGTTGGCTAAAGATTTAGTACATTATACAATTAAAGGTTATGAATATACTGGAACCTTGTTTTATGAAGGACTGATGAAGGTATATCAGAATTATTATTCAACAGAAACAGAACAGACAAATGAGTCTATTTAATATAGAAATGCCCTCTGTAACCTTGGATGATGTGATCCATTGGTTTACATTTAACCCTAAAGAACCGTTGTTGTTCAACTCGGCTTTGTTTTTGGGTATGTTTATTGTTTTTTACTTTATCTATATTGGTCTAAGGAAAACGTTTCACGCCCGTCTCTTGTATGTGGTTCTATTTTCGTTGTTTTTCTATTATAAATCAAGTGGATTATACCTTTTTATTTTAATAGGATCATCCTTGATGGATTACACGTTTGCCAATACCATTCACCACAGTACCAATGAGGTGAAAAAACGGTTTTTGTTGACGTTAAGCGTGGTCTTAAACCTCGGGTTGTTGGGGTATTTTAAATACACCAATTTCTTTTTGGATGGATTCAACTTCTTTGCAGATACGAAGTTTCATTTAGATGATTTGATTTTACCAGTGGGAATCTCGTTTTACACGTTTCAATCCATCAGCTATATCATTGAAATTTACCGCAAAGAGATTGAACCGACTAGAAGCTTTTTAGACTACCTGTTCTTTATCTCCTTTTTCCCTCAATTAGTAGCAGGGCCTATTGTCCGTGCCAAAGATTTCATTCCACAGATTTATTCCAATCTCATTGTAACCCGAGATCAGGTTAATGAAGGAATGCTCCTAATTATTGGAGGGGTTTTAAAAAAGGCGGTAATCTCAGATTATATCTCGATTAACTTTGTAGACCGCGTATTTGACGCTCCAAATAGTTATACGGCATTTGAAAATTTAATGGCCTCCTATGGTTATGCCATTCAGATTTACTGTGACTTTTCTGGATATTCAGATATGGCCATTGGTATTGCATTATTATTGGGATACCGATTACCGATGAACTTTAATGTGCCTTATCAGTCCACGTCCATTACAGAGTTTTGGAGAAGATGGCATATTTCATTGTCTACGTGGTTAAAAGATTTCTTGTATATCTCAGTAGGAGGAAATCGAAAAGGAACCTTTGGCGGATATTTCTTTCCTGGTTTATTTTTCGTTGGAATTATAGGCTGGGGAGTCTATAGCTATAATTCGAGTATCTATCCTCTGATTATCGGTGTATTGTCTTTGGTGGTATTTATGTTGACGATCGCCTTGTCAAAAACAAGAGAAAAGAGTTTGTTTACCAATTTCAACTTGTTGACAACGATGTTGTTGGGTGGTTTATGGCACGGTGCCAGCTTGCGCTTCATTATTTGGGGAGCGTTGCACGGAATTGCACTAGCGGTACACAAATTGGTGATGGAGTTATTTCCACGTAAAAAAGATAAACCCGTTTCTTTCGTATGGCGAGTTATTTCTATTGCGTTAACATTTCACTTTGTAGCGTTTTGTTGGATTTTCTTCCGCGCTAATTCATTTGAAACCGCCTTGAATATTATCTACAATATTGCAGATCTAGAATTTGATTGGGATGCTTGGCAAACGATTATTATAGGATATAAGAATGTATTTTTACTTATTGCTATTGGATTTGTATGGCATTTTATTCCTAAACGTTGGATGGCAATCCCTCAACAATGGTTTAATGTAGCACCCATATTTGTGAAATCAGTGGTGTTGGGATTTGTATTCTGGGTAGTATATGCAACAGCTACAGCAGGTCCACAACCTTTTATTTACTTCCAATTTTAAACGGATATTTAATTATATAACATAAAAAAACCTCGCTTTTGCGAGGTTTTTTTATTTTCTGATATCTGCACTGTGTTTAGGAGATAAATTGGGTTCTGCAAAAGAAATTACTTGTTCTTCTTCTAAGGCAGCTAAAATGGCGTATACGTTTTTGTAATCCGTTTTAACTGGTACATTGATAACAAAGTAATAATCATCAACCAATTCAATTTCCGTTTGTGCGTATAAAATCTCGTTGTATAAATCCTCGCGATTGTATTTTTCTTTTAACACCATAACCTGAATGGTACTGTTGCCAGAAGGCGTTTCAATATGCTCTAATTTATAGCGTTTTTCTTGCTCGTTGAAAGTGGCATAAATAATATCTTCACAAGATAATTCTGGGCCGTAAAAAGGAATATTATCAACCTGAAACAAGTTTTTGTCCGCATCAATTACAATTCCCCATAAAATTTCTTCCGTTTCTTTCTCTAATACTTCACTGTGATATTGGATAGCAATCTGCTCGTATTGTTCTTTCATACTTGTCTTTTTAAATTAGGGAATTAAAGCCTGGGCTTCTTGCCTACAAAGATAGGAGGTATAAATTTAATTCTTAATAGAAGAAGGGGATTTGTTGAAATATTTAGTTTGACTAAACGGTTAATGAGGATAAAAAAAGAGTATCTTGGGACGCGTAACAGTTAAAATCACCCGAACATCTAGTATGAAAAAGTATATCTGCACCTTATTCTTGTTCATGGTTTCTTCCATGACTATATATGCTCAAAATCAATTGGAACAATTGTTGAAAGAAGGAATCGCTTATCACGACAAAGGACAGTACGACAAAGCCATCGAAAGTTATCAAAAGATGTTAGCGTTAGATCCAAACTCTGCCATTGCTTACTATGAAATAAGTATGAGCTACATGTACGCAAAACAATATGATTTGGCTATTGAATATAGTAGTAAAGCCGTAGAAAGAGGAGGGAGATATAGTGTTCCTGCTCTTGTTGTAAAAGCCTCTTCGTTGAGTAATTTAAATAGAATAGACGAAGCTATTGAGCTATTAGAATAGACGATTGATACACACGAAGTGGATGTCATGGTATATTACAATTTGGCGATTTGTTATTTGAGATTAAATGATTTAGAAAAAGCAGAACGTGCATTAGTAGCAGGAATTTACGATAATCCATTACATGCTAGCTCACATTACATGTTGGCCGTAGTAAAAGAAAGTCAGCAACTCCATATAGAATCTATGTTGTCTGCTTATTTTTTCTTGTTGTTAGAGCAGCATTCAGCTCGTAGTATAAAGATGTTGCAATTGATAGAACAAGGTTTTGAAAAAGGAGTTTCAGTGTCTACAGAAGAAAAAAATGTAATCAATTTAGCCCTTGATGAAGGGAAGTTAGATTCTAAATATGGGTTAGTAGAAATGGGATTAACCCTAAGTGCAGCGGTAGATATAGCAGAACAAAAAGGGCAAGATAAAAAGGCTTTCTGTGATCGAACAACTAATTTTTTAGATTTATTAAAAGTAGTAAAGACCGAAAACCCAACGCTATTAGAGATAGATCTCGTTTTGTATGTTCCTTTTTTTACTGCCATAACAGAGGAGGAGGTATTTTGTAATTATGTGTATCAAACAACGCCAGGAGGGAATCTACAATGGCTAAATAAAAATGAGAAGAAAGTCGCATCCTTTCAAGAATGGATAAAGACCAAATCATTTGAATTAACTCAAGGTACAGAATAAAAAAAGCGAAAAGAAGGAAAGGTATTCCTCTTTTCGCTTATATAGGCATGCGGTTGTGAAAAAATTACACCAATTTACTATTGCCAACCACCACCTAATGATTTGTATAATTGTACTCCATATTGAAGCTTGTTCAATTTCAGTTTGTTTAGATTTAGCTCATTATCCAACATGTTTTTCTGCGCATTAATTACCTCAATATACGTCGCATAACCACTGTTAAATAACAAGTTAGATTGCTTGACACCCAAACGAGAAGTCGTTACTTGTTCATCCG
The window above is part of the Myroides odoratus DSM 2801 genome. Proteins encoded here:
- a CDS encoding LysM peptidoglycan-binding domain-containing protein, which gives rise to MKWSKIVVALLLVNTSVWAQEQPKDQTILDAASVQDTLNEPYKNMIYYPEQLKHFFTSLKELSEGKRKKVNIVHIGDSHIQADFFSGRVRSLIQEQFGNGGLGFTFPYQLARTNSNNFVRYSSNSDWENRRNIYPVNGAKVGLSGIALSSTAKDAVIKVDLRESKFAFTKVKLFTPNNELTYRVGITDRDVNLTNTTVAKTSSHKIKSGESLSGIAKKYSTTVAHLKQLNKLKSTNIQAGKTLVIPTKEVERPQIATSIFQPVHYSKQKTCFAFDFPNATAQFYLYSEAQNTSNDINGIVLENDQAGIVYHTIGVNGARYSDYNKYPLFFDQLEGLEADLVIISMGTNEAFDKIDGESFKTEINRFLKEVKSKNPQASILVTSPPPSYFSKGNPNTVASTLANEIIINGVDQKYAIWDMYYNLGGTLGLPYLIEEQMLAKDLVHYTIKGYEYTGTLFYEGLMKVYQNYYSTETEQTNESI
- a CDS encoding MBOAT family O-acyltransferase, with product MSLFNIEMPSVTLDDVIHWFTFNPKEPLLFNSALFLGMFIVFYFIYIGLRKTFHARLLYVVLFSLFFYYKSSGLYLFILIGSSLMDYTFANTIHHSTNEVKKRFLLTLSVVLNLGLLGYFKYTNFFLDGFNFFADTKFHLDDLILPVGISFYTFQSISYIIEIYRKEIEPTRSFLDYLFFISFFPQLVAGPIVRAKDFIPQIYSNLIVTRDQVNEGMLLIIGGVLKKAVISDYISINFVDRVFDAPNSYTAFENLMASYGYAIQIYCDFSGYSDMAIGIALLLGYRLPMNFNVPYQSTSITEFWRRWHISLSTWLKDFLYISVGGNRKGTFGGYFFPGLFFVGIIGWGVYSYNSSIYPLIIGVLSLVVFMLTIALSKTREKSLFTNFNLLTTMLLGGLWHGASLRFIIWGALHGIALAVHKLVMELFPRKKDKPVSFVWRVISIALTFHFVAFCWIFFRANSFETALNIIYNIADLEFDWDAWQTIIIGYKNVFLLIAIGFVWHFIPKRWMAIPQQWFNVAPIFVKSVVLGFVFWVVYATATAGPQPFIYFQF
- a CDS encoding DUF4265 domain-containing protein, with product MKEQYEQIAIQYHSEVLEKETEEILWGIVIDADKNLFQVDNIPFYGPELSCEDIIYATFNEQEKRYKLEHIETPSGNSTIQVMVLKEKYNREDLYNEILYAQTEIELVDDYYFVINVPVKTDYKNVYAILAALEEEQVISFAEPNLSPKHSADIRK
- a CDS encoding tetratricopeptide repeat protein, with the protein product MKKYICTLFLFMVSSMTIYAQNQLEQLLKEGIAYHDKGQYDKAIESYQKMLALDPNSAIAYYEISMSYMYAKQYDLAIEYSSKAVERGGRYSVPALVVKASSLSNLNRIDEAIELLE
- a CDS encoding tetratricopeptide repeat protein — translated: MVYYNLAICYLRLNDLEKAERALVAGIYDNPLHASSHYMLAVVKESQQLHIESMLSAYFFLLLEQHSARSIKMLQLIEQGFEKGVSVSTEEKNVINLALDEGKLDSKYGLVEMGLTLSAAVDIAEQKGQDKKAFCDRTTNFLDLLKVVKTENPTLLEIDLVLYVPFFTAITEEEVFCNYVYQTTPGGNLQWLNKNEKKVASFQEWIKTKSFELTQGTE